Proteins encoded by one window of Glycine soja cultivar W05 chromosome 15, ASM419377v2, whole genome shotgun sequence:
- the LOC114387897 gene encoding pumilio homolog 2-like, translating into MLSELGTRPMLGGNEGSFGDELEKEIGMLLREQRRQEVDDRERELNLYRSGSAPPTVEGSLSAVGGLFGGGGGGAGTAAGAVFSEFSGAKSGNGFSSEEELRSDPAYLSYYYSNVNLNPRLPPPLLSKEDWRFTQRLKGGASVLGGIGDRRKVNRADDNGGRSLFATPPGFNMRKQESEVESENPRGSAEWGGDGLIGLPGLGLGSKQKSLAEIFQDDLGLNASVTGFPSRPASRNAFDENGDIISSVESELAHLRRDSLATDTLRSVSNVPVSSAAQNTGPQASYSYAAALGSSLSRSTTPDPQLVARAPSPCPTPIGGGRVVAAEKRGINSPDAFNGVSSGVNEPADIVAALSGMNLSADDVLDGDSHFPSQVESDVDNHQRYLFGMQGGQDPGKQHAYLKKSESGHLHKSAYSDSGKNGGSMSDINNPSLDRHAELQKCAVPPNNSYFKGSPTSAFSGGGGVPAQYSPLDGTNSAFTYYGLSGYAGNPALASLVASQLGTSNLPPLFENVAAASVMAAPGMDSRILGGGLSSGVAAPSDVHGHGRMGNQIAGGALQAPFVDPMYLQYIRSSELAAAQLAALNDPSVDRNYLGNSYMNLLELQKAYLGTLLSPQKSQYNVPLSAKSGGSNHGYYGNPAYGLSYPGSPMANSLSTSPVGSGSPIRHNDLNMRFASGMRNLAGVMGPWHLDAGNMDENFASSLLEEFKSNKTKCFELSEISGHVVEFSADQYGSRFIQQKLETATTEEKNMVYQEIMPQALALMTDVFGNYVVQKFFEHGLASQRRELANKLFEHVLTLSLQMYGCRVIQKAIEVVDLDQKIKMVQELDGNIMRCVRDQNGNHVIQKCIECVPEDAINFIVSTFFDQVVTLSTHPYGCRVIQRVLEHCKDPNTQQKVMDEILGAVSMLAQDQYGNYVVQHVLEHGKPHERSAIIKELAGKIVQMSQQKFASNVVEKCLTFGGPSERQLLVNEMLGSTDENEPLQAMMKDQFANYVVQKVLETCDDQQRELILSRIKVHLNALKKYTYGKHIVARVEKLVAAGERRIAAQSPHPA; encoded by the exons ATGTTGTCTGAATTGGGGACAAGACCGATGCTTGGTGGTAACGAAGGTTCCTTTGGGGATGAACTGGAGAAGGAGATAGGGATGTTGCTTCGTGAGCAACGAAGACAGGAGGTTGATGATCGTGAACGTGAACTCAATCTGTATAGGAGTGGATCGGCGCCTCCAACTGTGGaaggttccctcagtgcagtTGGAGGGTTGTTTGGAGGCGGTGGCGGTGGCGCTGGCACCGCCGCTGGTGCGGTGTTTTCGGAGTTTTCTGGGGCCAAAAGTGGGAATGGTTTTTCTTCTGAGGAAGAGCTTAGGTCTGATCCGGCTTATCTTTCATACTATTACTCCAATGTGAATTTGAATCCCCGGCTTCCGCCTCCTTTGCTCTCAAAGGAGGATTGGAGGTTTACACAGAGACTAAAAGGTGGAGCTTCTGTTCTTGGTGGAATTGGAGATAGGAGGAAAGTGAACAGGGCTGATGACAATGGTGGCAGATCACTGTTTGCGACTCCTCCCGGTTTTAACATGAGGAAACAAGAGAGTGAGGTGGAGAGTGAAAATCCAAGAGGTTCGGCTGAGTGGGGTGGTGATGGACTCATTGGTTTGCCTGGCTTAGGTCTTGGCAGCAAACAAAAGAGCCTTGCAGAAATTTTTCAG GATGATTTGGGACTTAACGCTTCTGTCACTGGCTTTCCATCTCGTCCTGCCAGCCGTAATGCATTTGATGAAAATGGCGATATCATATCATCTGTTGAATCAGAACTGGCTCATTTACGTCGTGATTCCTTGGCCACTGATACCTTAAGATCTGTATCAAATGTCCCTGTGTCATCTGCTGCCCAAAATACTGGCCCACAAGCTTCCTATTCTTATGCTGCTGCACTAGGTTCTTCCTTGTCGCGTAGCACTACTCCTGATCCACAACTTGTTGCTAGGGCTCCCAGTCCCTGCCCCACACCTATTGGGGGTGGGAGAGTTGTAGCTGCTGAGAAGAGAGGTATTAACAGTCCTGATGCTTTTAATGGTGTTtcatctggagtcaatgagcctGCAGATATTGTGGCTGCATTGTCTGGCATGAATCTGTCAGCTGATGATGTGTTAGATGGTGATAGCCATTTCCCGTCACAGGTTGAGTCAGATGTTGATAATCATCAGAGATACCTATTTGGCATGCAAGGTGGTCAGGATCCTGGCAAACAACATGCATACTTAAAGAAGTCTGAATCAGGACACTTGCATAAATCTGCTTACTCTGATTCAGGTAAGAATGGTGGGAGTATGTCAGACATCAACAATCCATCTTTGGATAGGCATGCTGAGCTACAAAAGTGTGCTGTTCCTCCCAATAACTCATACTTCAAGGGATCACCTACCTCAGCTTTTAGTGGTGGAGGTGGCGTGCCTGCTCAGTACTCGCCCTTAGATGGTACTAATTCAGCATTTACTTACTATGGCCTGAGTGGGTACGCTGGAAATCCAGCATTGGCATCCTTGGTGGCTAGCCAACTTGGAACTAGTAATCTGCCACCCTTATTTGAAAATGTTGCTGCAGCATCAGTGATGGCAGCTCCTGGAATGGACTCAAGAATTCTTGGAGGTGGTTTGTCTTCTGGAGTTGCTGCTCCATCTGATGTGCATGGTCATGGTAGAATGGGAAATCAAATTGCAGGTGGTGCTCTTCAGGCTCCTTTTGTTGATCCCATGTATCTTCAGTATATAAGGTCATCTGAGCTTGCTGCTGCACAACTTGCTGCTCTCAACGACCCTTCTGTGGACAGGAACTACTTAGGCAACTCATACATGAATTTACTTGAGCTTCAGAAGGCTTATCTTGGGACACTGCTTTCACCTCAGAAGTCACAATACAATGTTCCTCTGAGTGCTAAATCAGGTGGCTCCAATCATGGTTATTATGGAAATCCTGCGTATGGCTTATCTTACCCAGGAAGTCCAATGGCAAACTCTTTATCTACTTCGCCTGTTGGATCTGGAAGTCCTATTAGGCACAATGACCTGAATATGCGTTTTGCTTCTGGAATGAGGAATTTAGCTGGGGTCATGGGACCATGGCACCTAGATGCTGGTAACATGGATGAAAACTTTGCTTCATCACTTTTGGAAGAGTTTAAAAGCAATAAAACCAAGTGTTTTGAGCTTTCTGAAATTTCTGGTCATGTTGTTGAATtcag TGCTGATCAATATGGGAGCCGGTTTATTCAACAAAAGCTTGAAACTGCAACTactgaagaaaaaaacatggtTTATCAAGAAATCATGCCTCAAGCTCTTGCTTTGATGACTGATGTCTTTGGTAATTATGTGGTTCAGAAG TTTTTTGAGCATGGACTTGCATCCCAGAGAAGAGAGTTAGCCAACAAGCTTTTTGAACATGTTCTGACGCTTAGCCTTCAAATGTATGGTTGTCGGGTCATTCAGAAG GCCATAGAAGTTGTTGATCTGGACCAGAAGATAAAGATGGTTCAAGAACTTGATGGAAATATCATGCGTTGTGTGCGAGATCAGAATGGCAATCATGTAATTCAGAAATGTATTGAATGTGTCCCTGAAGATGCAATCAACTTTATTGTCTCAACTTTTTTTGATCAAGTTGTGACACTATCAACCCATCCATATGGTTGCCGGGTGATACAG AGAGTACTGGAGCATTGCAAAGACCCTAACACCCAGCAAAAAGTTATGGATGAGATTTTAGGAGCAGTTAGCATGTTAGCCCAGGATCAGTATGGCAATTATGTTGTCCAG CATGTACTTGAGCATGGGAAACCTCATGAGCGATCCGCCATTATCAAGGAATTAGCAGGAAAGATAGTTCAAATGAGTCAGCAGAAGTTTGCCTCAAATGTTGTGGAGAAGTGTTTGACCTTTGGAGGTCCTTCTGAACGCCAATTACTTGTGAATGAGATGCTTGGTTCCACAGATGAAAATGAGCCTCTtcag GCAATGATGAAAGATCAATTCGCCAACTATGTTGTACAAAAGGTGCTGGAGACTTGTGATGACCAACAGCGAGAGCTAATTCTTTCACGAATTAAAGTTCATTTGAATGCATTGAAAAAGTACACCTATGGGAAGCATATTGTTGCTCGTGTAGAGAAACTTGTTGCTGCTGGAG AGAGGAGAATTGCTGCTCAGTCTCCTCATCCTGCTTAG